A genome region from Salinigranum halophilum includes the following:
- a CDS encoding DUF5684 domain-containing protein: MVPLEVSAVPLQSSDLGGIALLLLQLLLILIHIAGMWAVFEKAGHAGWKAVIPIYNLYVMLQIGGNAWWWLVLIFIPIVNIYALYKIHAGVARFFGRGIGFGLGLTFLGLVFFPLLGFGEYRPRRSGGLV; encoded by the coding sequence ATGGTCCCGCTCGAAGTATCCGCGGTCCCCCTCCAGAGCAGTGATCTCGGTGGTATCGCACTCCTCTTACTCCAGCTGTTGCTTATCCTGATTCACATTGCGGGGATGTGGGCGGTATTCGAAAAGGCTGGTCACGCGGGGTGGAAGGCGGTCATACCAATATACAACTTATACGTCATGCTTCAGATCGGGGGGAATGCCTGGTGGTGGCTGGTACTTATATTCATCCCGATCGTAAACATCTACGCGCTGTACAAGATCCACGCTGGAGTGGCCCGGTTCTTCGGGCGAGGGATTGGCTTCGGGCTTGGGCTCACGTTCCTCGGATTGGTCTTCTTCCCACTCTTAGGCTTCGGTGAGTATCGGCCTCGCCGGTCCGGTGGACTAGTGTAG
- a CDS encoding DUF6498-containing protein, giving the protein MPSIRDGDALQTALGLLPVLAANILPLVGVVWFGWDPETLVTVYALELLVLLPLAGVKALFAGKPPASDRESGVFSVSESDLVDKRGRVTVHDRLPPIYPRNVPFAAAVVVGGVWVGFFVLVPVSEVAAVLDVLGRPEVLLSVVALVVGQVVETAHTYVRSGQYAELSPYAVVEIPARQGFFLACFLFVVIVGGATSVLVAFVVVKVLFEWSGLRAERGGGGRFSGWLSGPDSDTTVDSVDVPVGQPSATVDVDGRSVAAAAIWRAVTTTGPFYVVLAAFVWLGVPAFLGDGTPSPTLWVASGLTGLVLLGLMLAGDIVEAILLNRWTTYHRIGDYLVAHDRLTDEPQWTTPVNELRDAAVVETRPSDRYFGTRTVIVTAGWGDEKTERTLGPVDTPEAFVETFDIPLQSTDCSPLDRRFVGAAVGSVALITVGSVVVAATPLGPSVPWVFLPVYLPFLGVVPMRLWKLAHP; this is encoded by the coding sequence ATGCCCTCCATCCGGGACGGCGACGCCCTACAGACAGCACTCGGCTTGCTCCCCGTTCTCGCTGCCAACATCCTCCCGCTCGTGGGGGTGGTGTGGTTCGGCTGGGACCCCGAGACACTCGTCACCGTCTACGCCCTCGAACTGCTGGTCCTGCTGCCGCTCGCGGGAGTGAAAGCGCTATTCGCCGGCAAACCGCCTGCGTCCGACCGGGAGAGCGGCGTCTTCAGCGTCTCCGAGAGCGATCTCGTCGATAAACGCGGAAGGGTCACCGTCCACGACCGTCTGCCACCGATCTATCCGCGGAACGTCCCGTTCGCCGCCGCAGTCGTCGTCGGTGGCGTGTGGGTTGGCTTCTTCGTCCTCGTCCCTGTCTCGGAAGTCGCCGCGGTCCTCGATGTGCTCGGCCGCCCGGAGGTACTGCTCAGCGTCGTCGCGCTGGTCGTCGGGCAGGTCGTCGAGACCGCCCACACCTACGTCCGGAGCGGGCAGTATGCGGAGCTCTCTCCGTACGCCGTCGTCGAGATTCCCGCCCGTCAGGGGTTCTTTCTCGCCTGCTTCCTGTTCGTCGTCATAGTTGGGGGAGCGACGTCCGTGCTTGTCGCGTTCGTGGTCGTGAAGGTGCTCTTCGAGTGGTCGGGACTCCGCGCGGAACGCGGTGGGGGTGGACGGTTCTCTGGGTGGCTCTCCGGCCCCGACAGTGACACGACCGTCGACTCAGTCGACGTCCCCGTGGGGCAACCGTCGGCCACGGTCGACGTCGACGGGCGTTCGGTCGCGGCGGCCGCGATCTGGCGGGCGGTCACCACGACGGGACCGTTCTACGTCGTGTTGGCCGCGTTCGTCTGGCTCGGCGTGCCCGCATTCCTCGGCGACGGTACGCCCTCGCCGACGCTCTGGGTCGCGAGCGGTCTCACCGGCCTCGTCCTGTTGGGCCTCATGCTCGCAGGCGACATCGTGGAGGCTATTCTGCTGAACAGATGGACGACGTACCATCGAATCGGTGACTACCTCGTCGCCCACGATCGCCTGACCGACGAACCACAGTGGACGACGCCGGTCAACGAACTCCGTGACGCCGCTGTCGTCGAGACACGACCCTCCGACCGGTACTTCGGGACGCGAACAGTCATCGTGACAGCCGGCTGGGGCGACGAAAAGACCGAACGTACGCTGGGACCAGTTGATACCCCGGAGGCGTTCGTCGAGACGTTCGATATCCCGCTTCAGTCGACCGACTGCTCGCCGCTCGATCGGCGGTTCGTCGGTGCTGCGGTCGGATCGGTCGCCCTCATCACCGTCGGTAGCGTCGTCGTGGCCGCCACGCCGCTCGGCCCGTCCGTCCCGTGGGTGTTCCTCCCCGTGTATCTTCCGTTCCTCGGTGTCGTCCCGATGAGGCTCTGGAAACTCGCACACCCGTGA
- a CDS encoding helix-turn-helix transcriptional regulator encodes MNSVCQFVTASSIREDIVRLLAKQQQPTSKLIEKLDACRSGVYKELSNLRQRGALTEGEDGWQLTACGQLVTDTIARRQATEEFIGRDIEYWQHHDLELLPDRFRRRLPCIGEYEVVRGEMPAVDRHISEFVSRIEASEGPDVLTPIFVRGLNDTIPDSPDTRVLVTSEVRDRLLGTESKRKQAFLKAQVRVVQAEFGLGRTAESLCLVFPTRADGEWQATLISETDAAAQWGEELFESLWVNAEPVNSPEEGSFKPTGRHGMVGPPGSHPDSRSPY; translated from the coding sequence ATGAATTCAGTCTGCCAGTTCGTCACAGCATCGTCGATCAGAGAAGACATCGTACGACTGCTCGCCAAACAACAGCAGCCGACATCGAAACTAATCGAGAAGCTCGACGCCTGCCGCTCCGGCGTCTACAAAGAGCTGTCTAACCTCAGACAACGGGGTGCGTTGACAGAAGGTGAAGACGGGTGGCAACTGACCGCATGCGGACAGCTTGTAACGGACACCATCGCGCGCCGCCAAGCGACCGAGGAGTTCATTGGTCGGGACATCGAGTACTGGCAACACCACGACCTCGAACTGCTACCCGATCGGTTCCGCCGCCGGTTACCCTGCATCGGCGAGTACGAGGTCGTCCGTGGTGAAATGCCGGCGGTCGACAGACACATCTCGGAGTTCGTCTCTCGGATAGAGGCGAGTGAGGGTCCGGACGTTCTGACCCCGATCTTCGTTCGGGGACTCAATGACACTATCCCGGACAGTCCAGACACCCGGGTGCTCGTTACGAGCGAGGTTCGCGACCGGCTCCTTGGGACCGAGTCCAAACGGAAGCAGGCGTTCCTGAAAGCCCAGGTCAGAGTTGTCCAGGCTGAGTTCGGCCTGGGACGTACTGCCGAATCGCTGTGTCTCGTCTTTCCGACTCGGGCAGATGGGGAGTGGCAAGCGACGCTCATCTCGGAGACGGACGCGGCGGCTCAGTGGGGCGAGGAACTCTTCGAGTCGCTGTGGGTTAATGCCGAACCTGTCAACAGTCCCGAAGAGGGTTCATTCAAGCCGACTGGACGACACGGCATGGTTGGGCCGCCCGGATCCCATCCTGATTCACGGTCACCATACTAA
- a CDS encoding pyridoxamine 5'-phosphate oxidase family protein, with protein MNSNYRPLLGRELDESGIDELLTEAGVGVLSMSADGVPYGVPLSFGYDGDDNLYFVFLGSTTELRKETYAEQSEVASFTTSDISTDGSWRSVIVAGPLDRITPGEWDKAREAMIDNAYQSKLLAEYELQENPNVWTLGIQDRSGRAIGRQ; from the coding sequence ATGAATTCAAACTACAGACCCCTGTTGGGGAGGGAATTAGACGAGTCTGGGATCGACGAACTGTTGACAGAGGCAGGCGTCGGTGTCCTGTCGATGAGCGCCGACGGTGTGCCGTACGGCGTGCCGCTGTCGTTCGGGTACGACGGGGATGACAACTTGTACTTCGTGTTTCTCGGCTCGACCACCGAGCTCCGGAAGGAGACGTACGCGGAACAGTCCGAAGTAGCGAGTTTCACGACCTCCGATATCAGCACCGACGGCTCTTGGCGGAGTGTGATCGTCGCCGGCCCACTCGATCGAATCACCCCCGGAGAATGGGACAAGGCACGCGAAGCGATGATCGACAACGCGTACCAATCTAAGCTCCTCGCCGAGTACGAACTCCAAGAGAATCCGAACGTGTGGACACTCGGGATTCAGGACCGATCGGGGCGCGCTATCGGTCGACAGTGA
- a CDS encoding DUF7342 family protein: protein MSDEPARSWTDSLSAAERVEAVALTVSEPRTANWIASEAEVAHETATKYLKRLTDDGKLSSEERGQQTTYEPDLVGQYLIEMRELYEGHSPDELAASLEDMNEQIRTWKTEYDVETPNELRASLVRTEDATDERERRQAARKWDHLETRRRLVEDALRLYDRFPGERHSTSA from the coding sequence ATGAGCGACGAACCGGCTCGATCCTGGACTGACAGTCTGTCGGCGGCCGAGCGCGTCGAAGCAGTCGCGCTCACCGTCAGTGAGCCCCGAACGGCTAACTGGATCGCCTCGGAGGCAGAGGTCGCCCACGAGACAGCGACGAAGTACCTCAAACGACTCACAGACGACGGCAAACTGAGCTCGGAGGAACGCGGCCAGCAGACGACGTACGAGCCCGACCTCGTCGGTCAATACCTCATCGAGATGCGCGAACTCTACGAAGGACACTCCCCGGACGAACTCGCCGCGAGTCTCGAAGACATGAACGAGCAAATCCGAACGTGGAAGACCGAGTACGACGTCGAAACCCCCAACGAACTCCGTGCAAGCCTCGTGCGGACAGAAGACGCCACAGACGAACGCGAGCGTCGACAAGCAGCCCGCAAGTGGGATCACCTCGAAACGCGTCGTCGTCTCGTCGAGGATGCACTCCGGCTCTACGACCGGTTCCCCGGTGAGCGGCACTCGACATCCGCATGA
- the sufB gene encoding Fe-S cluster assembly protein SufB: protein MSSDQEHLRETDTEDRFDFKKEEAAAFKTDKGLTEETIRLISEDKDEPEWMLKRRLRALNLWQEMPMPTDWPGQPDLSEVDVNEIVPYIRPDVDVRAGVDDWEELPEDIKDTFDKLGIPEAEKNALSGVGAQYESEVVYQNMQERWEEKGVIFCNMDEAVQEHEDLVREYFMTKCVPPSDNKFAALHGAIWSGGSFVYVPEDVTVEMPVQAYFRMNSEGMGQFEHTLIIAEPNSEVHYIEGCSAPKYSAFNLHSGGVEVIVKENAHVQYSTVQNWSKNTYNLNTKRAIAEKDATMEWISGSMGSKATMLYPSTILKGPGATDNHITIAFAGKGQNIDTGAKVYHNAPDTKSTIESKSISKDGGRTNYRGLVHIADGAQDSSTSVECDALMFDNESTSDTMPYMEINESTVNVAHEATVGKIGDEDVFYLQSRGLDDDDAKQMIVSGFIEPITEELPIEYAVELNRLVELEMEGSLG, encoded by the coding sequence ATGAGCTCCGACCAAGAGCACCTTCGCGAGACCGATACCGAAGACCGGTTCGATTTCAAGAAAGAGGAAGCAGCAGCGTTCAAGACCGACAAAGGGCTGACAGAAGAGACCATACGGCTCATCTCTGAGGATAAGGACGAGCCCGAGTGGATGTTGAAGCGACGACTGCGTGCGTTGAACCTCTGGCAAGAGATGCCGATGCCAACTGACTGGCCGGGGCAGCCAGACCTGTCGGAGGTCGACGTCAACGAAATCGTCCCGTACATCCGCCCCGATGTCGACGTCCGCGCCGGCGTCGACGACTGGGAAGAGTTGCCCGAAGACATCAAGGATACATTCGACAAGCTCGGTATTCCGGAAGCCGAAAAGAATGCACTCTCCGGTGTGGGAGCCCAGTACGAGTCCGAAGTCGTCTATCAGAACATGCAGGAGCGCTGGGAAGAGAAAGGCGTCATCTTCTGTAATATGGATGAGGCCGTGCAGGAACACGAAGACCTCGTCCGCGAGTACTTCATGACCAAGTGCGTGCCGCCGAGCGACAATAAGTTCGCGGCGCTGCACGGGGCCATCTGGTCCGGCGGCTCGTTCGTCTACGTTCCCGAGGATGTCACCGTCGAGATGCCCGTCCAGGCGTATTTCCGGATGAACTCCGAGGGGATGGGGCAGTTCGAACATACGCTCATCATTGCGGAGCCAAACTCTGAGGTTCACTACATCGAGGGCTGTTCGGCCCCGAAGTACTCGGCGTTCAATCTGCACTCGGGCGGCGTCGAGGTGATCGTGAAAGAGAACGCTCACGTCCAGTACTCGACGGTACAAAACTGGTCGAAGAACACCTACAATCTCAACACGAAGCGTGCGATTGCCGAGAAAGATGCGACGATGGAGTGGATCTCCGGGTCGATGGGCTCGAAGGCGACGATGCTGTATCCATCGACGATCCTGAAGGGACCGGGCGCGACTGACAACCACATCACCATCGCGTTCGCCGGTAAGGGCCAGAACATCGACACTGGCGCGAAGGTGTATCACAACGCGCCGGACACGAAATCGACCATCGAGTCGAAGTCCATCTCGAAAGACGGCGGCCGCACCAACTACCGTGGGCTGGTCCACATCGCCGACGGCGCTCAAGACTCCTCAACGTCGGTCGAGTGTGACGCGCTGATGTTCGACAACGAGTCCACGTCGGACACGATGCCGTACATGGAGATTAACGAGTCCACAGTGAATGTCGCCCACGAGGCCACCGTCGGGAAGATCGGCGACGAGGACGTCTTCTACCTCCAGTCGCGCGGTCTGGACGACGACGACGCAAAGCAGATGATCGTTTCGGGCTTCATCGAGCCCATCACCGAAGAGTTGCCCATCGAGTACGCGGTCGAACTCAACCGGCTCGTCGAACTGGAGATGGAGGGATCGCTCGGATAG
- a CDS encoding transcription initiation factor IIB produces the protein MNHQTRKTTAPVADSKTEHSQEQRCPECSEKVLAESDTAEKVCTACGLVLDEQRIDRGPEWRAFDAAEKAAKSRVGAPTTQLMHDKGLSTNIGWQNKDTYGNPVSPRKRQRLQRLRTWNERFRTRDSAERNLKQALGEIDRMASALGVHKPTRETASVMYRRALEEGLLPGRSIEGVATAVLYAATRLDGVARTIDEVAVVSRVESLEIKRTYRYVVRELDIQIPPTDPIEYVGRIVSELNCSDDTTRQARQLIEAATAHGVHSGKHPVGIAASAVYAAGKLCGENITQDDVSEVADVSNVTIRNRYREVLNAYEKRHTD, from the coding sequence ATGAATCACCAGACTCGCAAAACGACTGCCCCAGTCGCAGATTCAAAAACAGAGCACTCACAGGAGCAGCGATGCCCCGAGTGTAGTGAAAAAGTACTCGCAGAGAGTGACACGGCCGAGAAGGTGTGTACTGCCTGTGGATTGGTTCTCGATGAGCAACGGATCGACCGTGGGCCGGAGTGGCGTGCCTTCGATGCGGCTGAAAAGGCAGCGAAATCACGTGTTGGCGCCCCGACGACGCAGTTAATGCACGACAAGGGGCTGTCGACCAATATCGGCTGGCAGAATAAAGACACATACGGGAATCCAGTGTCGCCGCGAAAGCGCCAGCGACTCCAGCGATTACGGACGTGGAACGAACGCTTCCGGACACGGGATTCAGCAGAGCGCAACCTCAAGCAGGCGCTCGGTGAGATCGATCGGATGGCCTCTGCGTTGGGGGTACACAAGCCGACACGCGAGACTGCAAGCGTGATGTATCGGCGCGCGTTAGAGGAGGGCCTCTTGCCAGGGCGCTCAATCGAGGGGGTTGCAACCGCGGTTCTGTACGCTGCGACACGACTCGATGGCGTTGCGCGGACCATCGACGAAGTCGCTGTCGTCAGCCGTGTCGAGTCGCTGGAGATCAAGCGCACCTACAGATACGTCGTCCGAGAGCTCGACATCCAGATCCCGCCGACGGATCCAATAGAGTACGTCGGTCGTATCGTCTCCGAACTGAACTGTAGCGATGACACGACACGACAGGCCCGCCAACTGATCGAGGCCGCCACGGCTCACGGCGTTCACAGCGGAAAACACCCCGTCGGGATTGCTGCGAGTGCCGTCTATGCGGCGGGGAAGCTCTGTGGTGAAAATATCACTCAAGACGACGTGTCGGAGGTTGCTGACGTCAGTAACGTCACGATTCGGAACCGATATCGCGAGGTTCTCAACGCTTACGAGAAGCGTCACACTGATTGA